TAGGGGGCCTCCATACCGCGCCCCCCTCAGGGAGTCCGCAGCCAATGTCGGCCCATCCTAGCGGCCCCCGCCCCAGCTTCGCGGCAAAGGTCCAGACCACGGCCCACCTGCCCCGCACAGCAGATGAGGCCCCCAGCGCCGCTTTCTGAAGCGGAGGCTCAGCCAGGGTTTGCGGGACATCCATCCCGTCTTGGGTACCCCTTGAGAAGGTGGGATGACACACACTAGGAGGGGGCGGCCAGTCTCATTGTGCGATCACAACGAAGCAGATGTCGTTGAAACTCAACGTCCTGGAGGGAAAAACATGAGTTGGATCATCCTTATTCTGGTTGGCGCTCTGTGCGGCTGGCTCGCGAGCCTGATTATGAAGACCGACGCCCAGCAGGGCGCGGTAGCGAACATCCTGATCGGTATCGTGGGGGCGTTGCTGGCCCAGTTCCTCTTCGGGAACCTGCTCGGGATCGGCGGGGCGCAGGCGGCAGGCAGCGGCTTCAGCTTCTGGAGCATCATCTGGGGCCTGGTCGGCAGCATCGTGCTGATCGCGATTCTCAAGGCGCTCAAGGTTCTGCGTTAACCTCGCCCCCGCCCCTCAAGGCCGGACTCCCCGTGGGTCCGGCTTTGCTGTGCCGCGCCGCCGACTACACTCCCTGCGCCCGCGCCGCGCTGTGGTATGGTGGAAAGGCTTGCCTGACCCTGCCCGGCGCAGCAGCGGCCCCCCGGGCCACCGCCCCCGGCACAACAGCGGGCCAGGCTCAAGAAGGAGTTACGAACATGTCGAAAGTGTGCGAAGTGTGCGGTAAGGGGCCGATTGTCGTCAACTCGGTGATTCGCCGGGGCAAGGCCCGCGCCAAGGGGGGCGTAGGCCGCAAGGTCACGGGCGTGACCAAGCGGTCGCAGAAGCCCAACCTCCAGCCCCTGACGGTCAGCCGTGCAGGCGTGTCGGTGCGGATGCGGGTCTGCACCAAGTGCCGCAAGAGCCTGATCTGATTCCGCCTTTCCCTGCGGCGCCCCCTGCCTGACCGGAGGGGGCGCCTTCTTTGCTCGTATTCCCTGTTTCAGGGCGTGAGCCAGCCGGAGTCCTGTGTTCGGGTTTCAGGCTTTGCCCTTGCGGTCGCCCACGAAGCTGGCGATCAG
This Deinococcus budaensis DNA region includes the following protein-coding sequences:
- a CDS encoding GlsB/YeaQ/YmgE family stress response membrane protein, translated to MSWIILILVGALCGWLASLIMKTDAQQGAVANILIGIVGALLAQFLFGNLLGIGGAQAAGSGFSFWSIIWGLVGSIVLIAILKALKVLR
- the rpmB gene encoding 50S ribosomal protein L28; translated protein: MSKVCEVCGKGPIVVNSVIRRGKARAKGGVGRKVTGVTKRSQKPNLQPLTVSRAGVSVRMRVCTKCRKSLI